A section of the Drosophila subobscura isolate 14011-0131.10 chromosome A, UCBerk_Dsub_1.0, whole genome shotgun sequence genome encodes:
- the LOC117901716 gene encoding uncharacterized protein LOC117901716, translated as MAHSNKAKKENRGAKSQKPATNNKSSSDPPNDAQPNLRVPSLDQFHELLFHTLQKSWLRVRHFVMSELRGSELFEAAAVWCARNPHIAICFLAASLVFLLPFLIIFGFGIATMVMTFTGLLVLEGTLLTIVSMMFFACLGGFAIMVPVIGVVTVGAYFGFAQVYGLYDGKDRTKTAFTRFVKDPPKQRDAVPTSVAISE; from the exons ATG GCTCATTCGaataaagcaaaaaaggaaaacagagGTGCGAAATCACAGAAACCAGCAACGAATAATAAGAGTTCCAGCGACCCGCCAAATGATGCCCAACCCAATCTGCGGGTCCCTAGTCTGGATCAGTTCCATGAACTCCTTTTCCACACCCTGCAAAAGTCGT GGCTGCGGGTTCGGCATTTTGTTATGTCCGAGCTAAGAGGAAGCGAGCTGTTCGAAGCCGCTGCGGTTTGGTGCGCCCGCAATCCTCACATTGCCATCTGTTTTCTGGCAGCTAGCTTGGTATTCCTTTTGCCATTCCTTATAATTTTCGGCTTCGGAATCGCCACCATGGTGATGACTTTCACGGGCCTCTTGGTGCTAGAAG GCACTCTTCTAACCATTGTCTCTATGATGTTCTTTGCATGCCTTGGAGGATTTGCTATCATGGTACCCGTTATTGGGGTCGTTACTGTAGGTGCATACTTTGGATTCGCCCAGGTTTATGGCTTATATGACGGCAAAGATCGTACCAAGACTGCCTTCACTAGGTTTGTGAAAGATCCGCCCAAGCAACGGGACGCGGTGCCGACATCAGTAGCAATTTCTGAATAG
- the LOC117901726 gene encoding uncharacterized protein LOC117901726 isoform X2, translating to MRSSSRALENGDGEEDGEGGQEQDHHEGDPHPLPYDFEQELIRKSNRHIRLYDAFVPSIC from the exons ATGAggtccagcagcagggcacTGGAGAATGGTGATGGCGAGGAGGATGGCGAGGgtgggcaggagcaggaccacCATGAGGGCGATCCGCATCCGTTGCCATACGACTTTGAGCAGGAGCTGATCAGAAAGTCCAACAGGCATATACGCCTCTATGATGCCTTCGTGCCG AGTATTTGTTGA
- the LOC117901726 gene encoding uncharacterized protein LOC117901726 isoform X1 gives MRSSSRALENGDGEEDGEGGQEQDHHEGDPHPLPYDFEQELIRKSNRHIRLYDAFVPVSKEYLLTRKFYAEYEQRKPAQPLRFLRYTQPERHLEQQRQLDLGTPLLESQMYGWLPVQGRKCSLDLNFLHAPKMRCSMTIHGEHLMAERFTERPPFNGLRFLLH, from the exons ATGAggtccagcagcagggcacTGGAGAATGGTGATGGCGAGGAGGATGGCGAGGgtgggcaggagcaggaccacCATGAGGGCGATCCGCATCCGTTGCCATACGACTTTGAGCAGGAGCTGATCAGAAAGTCCAACAGGCATATACGCCTCTATGATGCCTTCGTGCCGGTTAGCAAAG AGTATTTGTTGACTCGCAAATTCTACGCCGAGTACGAGCAACGGAAGCCGGCGCAGCCATTGCGCTTCCTGCGCTACACCCAACCGGAGAGACATCTGGAGCAACAGAGGCAGCTGGACTTGGGAACTCCGCTGCTGGAATCGCAGATGTACGGCTGGCTGCCAGTGCAGGGTCGAAAGTGTTCCCTAGACCTCAACTTCTTGCATGCCCCAAAAATGCGATGCAGCATGACGATCCACGGCGAACACCTGATGGCGGAACGTTTCACGGAGCGTCCTCCATTCAATGGACTGCGCTTTTTGCTTCACTAA